From a region of the Lactuca sativa cultivar Salinas chromosome 4, Lsat_Salinas_v11, whole genome shotgun sequence genome:
- the LOC111883066 gene encoding phosphoribosylformylglycinamidine cyclo-ligase, chloroplastic produces MVMNFLFMSKTEDSDIKLTEFGLSNFIKPGDSYLIPGTDGVRTKLKLALETGIHDSIGIDLVGMSVNDIITSRAKPLFFLDYYATSRLHVDLVEKDIKGFVDGYQQFDCALLGGETAKCQIFMQKVNTIFGGFVVGIVKKEMIINLKAPMKVFGDLHGQFGDLMRLFDEYVFPSTSRDNIQYPQNVHLIRGNHVLLL; encoded by the exons ATGGTGATG AACTTCCTTTTCATGTCAAAAACTGAAGATTCTGATATAAAGCTTACTGAATTCGGTCTTTCAAACTTCATCAAGCCAG GGGATTCATATCTTATACCTGGAACAGATGGTGTAAGAACCAAACTTAAGTTGGCATTGGAGACTGGAATCCATGATTCCATTGGAATTGATTTG GTGGGAATGAGTGTGAATGACATCATCACATCTAGAGCAAAGCCTTTATTCTTTCTCGATTATTATGCAACAAGTCGCCTTCATGTTGATCTTGTTGAAAAGGATATAAAAGGATTTGTTGATGGTTACCAACAATTTGACTGTGCTCTTTTGGGTGGGGAG ACAGCAAAATGCCAAATTTTTATGCAGAAGGTGAATACCATCTTTGGCGGTTTTGTAGTTGGCATTGTGAAAAAGGAAATGATTATAAAT TTGAAAGCTCCAATGAAAGTGTTTGGTGATTTACATGGACAGTTTGGTGATCTCATGCGCCTCTTTGATGAATACGTATTTCCTTCTACTTCTAGAGACAAC ATTCAGTATCCTCAGAATGTCCATTTGATACGTGGAAATCATGTATTACTTTTATGA
- the LOC111883097 gene encoding uncharacterized protein LOC111883097 isoform X1 translates to MLYFRDIMVRPRHGASTSGVSDEDIRQMIHEEVAAAIRAEIPEMFGSIKTTLMETFDERYAALTEAATSAATAAVAAARPQGGDSLLFREFSNTKPPEFDGTQDPIAAMRWIADIEGCFYTCSCPEHLRVRFALNQLRLGAKDWWKFVTANFTLAETTTVTWEGFTAMFRDEYVPPVERERLVQEFLTLKQGTDSVAAITQKFHERAMFCPELVSTEQARRSRYLGVLRRDIREFVANSTYHTFTELQANARKREIELETQAREEAKSQQADRRPAQSQPAAKRIKSADSRAGGPKSRTCGKCGKGHDGACRAGACYKCGKEGHIARECPKGFMVCFHCNQTGHRKAECPQLRQGSAPIARTTEARPVKVEAPRARGRAFQLTAEEVRVAPDVVAGTSEDRGKVPA, encoded by the exons atgttgtatttcagagacatcatggttagaccacgccacggagcgagtacgagcggtgtgagtgacgaggatattcgtcagatgattcacgaggaggtggcggcggcgatccgggctgagatcccggagatgtttgggtctattaagaccaccctgatggagacattcgatgagcggtacgccgcgttgactgaggctgcaacctctgcagctaccgcagctgtggccgctgctaggccacaggggggtgactcgttgctgttccgagagttcagcaacacgaagccaccggagttcgatgggacgcaggatccgattgcggcgatgaggtggatcgcggacatagaggggtgcttctacacttgttcatgcccagagcacctgagggtacggttcgctttgaaccagctccgtctgggagcgaaggactggtggaagttcgtgacggcgaacttcactttggcagagactacaacggtgacatgggaggggtttactgccatgttcagggatgagtacgttcccccggtggagcgggaacgattggttcaggagttcttaaccctcaagcagggtacagattcggtggcggcgatcacgcagaagtttcatgagagggcgatgttttgccctgagctggtgtccaCCGAGCAGGCTCGGAGGAGCaggtacttgggtgtcttgaggagggatatccgggagtttgtggcgaactccacctatcatacttttacggagcttcaggcgaatgccaggaagcgtgagatcgagttggagactcaggccagggaggaggccaagtctcaacaggcagaccggcggccggctcagtctcagccagcagccaagcggatcaagtccgccgattcgagggcGGGAGGTccgaagagccgcacttgcggaaagtgcggaaagggtcacgatggggcgtgtcgagccggtgcttgctacaagtgcggcaaggaggggcacattgctagggagtgccccaaggggtttatggtttgctttcattgcaaccagaccggccatcggaaggccgagtgtccgcagcttcgtcagggatctgcacctattgccaggactactgaggctcgaccggtgaaggtcgaggccccgagggctcgtgggagagcctttcagctgactgcggaggaggtccgcgttgcgcccgatgtcgtggcag gtactagcgaggaccgtgggaaggtgccggcgtga
- the LOC111883097 gene encoding uncharacterized protein LOC111883097 isoform X2, whose amino-acid sequence MVRPRHGASTSGVSDEDIRQMIHEEVAAAIRAEIPEMFGSIKTTLMETFDERYAALTEAATSAATAAVAAARPQGGDSLLFREFSNTKPPEFDGTQDPIAAMRWIADIEGCFYTCSCPEHLRVRFALNQLRLGAKDWWKFVTANFTLAETTTVTWEGFTAMFRDEYVPPVERERLVQEFLTLKQGTDSVAAITQKFHERAMFCPELVSTEQARRSRYLGVLRRDIREFVANSTYHTFTELQANARKREIELETQAREEAKSQQADRRPAQSQPAAKRIKSADSRAGGPKSRTCGKCGKGHDGACRAGACYKCGKEGHIARECPKGFMVCFHCNQTGHRKAECPQLRQGSAPIARTTEARPVKVEAPRARGRAFQLTAEEVRVAPDVVAGTSEDRGKVPA is encoded by the exons atggttagaccacgccacggagcgagtacgagcggtgtgagtgacgaggatattcgtcagatgattcacgaggaggtggcggcggcgatccgggctgagatcccggagatgtttgggtctattaagaccaccctgatggagacattcgatgagcggtacgccgcgttgactgaggctgcaacctctgcagctaccgcagctgtggccgctgctaggccacaggggggtgactcgttgctgttccgagagttcagcaacacgaagccaccggagttcgatgggacgcaggatccgattgcggcgatgaggtggatcgcggacatagaggggtgcttctacacttgttcatgcccagagcacctgagggtacggttcgctttgaaccagctccgtctgggagcgaaggactggtggaagttcgtgacggcgaacttcactttggcagagactacaacggtgacatgggaggggtttactgccatgttcagggatgagtacgttcccccggtggagcgggaacgattggttcaggagttcttaaccctcaagcagggtacagattcggtggcggcgatcacgcagaagtttcatgagagggcgatgttttgccctgagctggtgtccaCCGAGCAGGCTCGGAGGAGCaggtacttgggtgtcttgaggagggatatccgggagtttgtggcgaactccacctatcatacttttacggagcttcaggcgaatgccaggaagcgtgagatcgagttggagactcaggccagggaggaggccaagtctcaacaggcagaccggcggccggctcagtctcagccagcagccaagcggatcaagtccgccgattcgagggcGGGAGGTccgaagagccgcacttgcggaaagtgcggaaagggtcacgatggggcgtgtcgagccggtgcttgctacaagtgcggcaaggaggggcacattgctagggagtgccccaaggggtttatggtttgctttcattgcaaccagaccggccatcggaaggccgagtgtccgcagcttcgtcagggatctgcacctattgccaggactactgaggctcgaccggtgaaggtcgaggccccgagggctcgtgggagagcctttcagctgactgcggaggaggtccgcgttgcgcccgatgtcgtggcag gtactagcgaggaccgtgggaaggtgccggcgtga